The Nostoc sp. UHCC 0926 nucleotide sequence TTCGTCCCGGATTGAAATCATCATACCCATCCCAAGACTTAGTTAACAGTTGCTGCTTTTGCTGTTCACTCAACTCAGGTAAGAACTCTGAGTCAGATAAATCAACCACCCTATCCCAAGGCAATAAACCTTTACCCTCAGCAAAAGTACTGACAAACAGGTTAACTTCCTTAACTTGCTCATCAGGGATTTGAAAATCCCAAGTAAAGGTAGGAGTTAAATCACCCTCCTTAATCCCATTCGGACTTGTCAACGTCAGCAAATCAGGAGGTGATACAGCCAGATTTCGAGTGATACCAACATTTACAGGAGCGCTGGTACTACCCTCAGACACCCCATAAGTAAACTGATTCCGTACCCTATCTTCAGCAATAATCCCATAATCGGCAGCAATGCTGATTTTCGGGTTAATATCATCAATTGGCACCGCAGCAAAATCAAGGATATTAGCCGGACGTTGGTAAAGGGCTTCAAAAAAGCGAGAACCTTGGGGTCTGCCAAACTGGTCAATAATATAGTCAGTTGGGTGTTCCCAGGTTTTAATCATTTCCTCCACATCAAAAATATATACACCACCACCCAACGGGTAGGAAGCATAGAGATATTGATCGTCGTTGCTAAATGCTAAATCCGTAACCAACCCCAGTGGAATAGGTCGTGTAGCTGCAACTAACTGTGGGTTTTCTCCCAATGGGTCTTTAATAATCCCAATATTACTGCCAGCCTGGACACCATCAATACTCTCGATACCAGAGCCGAATTTACTACCGTTATAACCAGCTATAAACCCGTATTTTTTATCCTTGGTAATCGTAATTGCCACAGCTTCATTGACATCAAAATAATCATAAATACTGCCAAGATTAAGTTGGGTGTAGCGTGTAGTAGCAGCAAAATGGAGTGGATCATCGTTGGTAATTTCCAGAACTCCATAACCCGTAGCATCACTGTTGCGATTAGTAAAGGTAATAAAGTGCGGGTCAACAGTATTAGCCAATCCTTCTGCACCTTGGTCAGCATCAATTGTGCCTATTTGCTTGTGCCAAGAAAGAAGATTATTTTGGTTAGGATTGGGTTTGTCTTGGGGGTCAATATTGACCACTATAATCTTGCTTTTTGTTGCACTGTTCGTACTTGGCGCAGTGGCAAATAACTTGTGACCATCACTGCTAATAGCTAGTTGATGTAACCCAGCAGGGGCAGAGTCAACCTGTATATTCTGAATTACCTGATGGTAGGTTTTAGAGTTAGGGTTGATATCTAGTACATAAATGACACCCAATCGCCCATCAGCTATGTAAGCGTATTGGTCTTGATTATCAACTACAATTGCACGCGGTGAGGCAGCAGTTGGTAAGATAATTGAGTCAATTTCTTCAGTTTCGGGTTTGGTATCTATCTGCTGTAACACTAATGGGTCAACTAAAGCAATGCGACCGGAATTTTCTAAGGTGACATAAGCGCGAGAGCCATCTTTAGTAAAAGCGATATCTCTAGGTCTATCTGCTACATCAGGAGTACCTACGGGAATCCGAGCTACTAATAAATCATTACTACTTGTGGCTGCTACTACCGCTGATGGGTTTGTTCCTTGTAAAACAGCTACTTTGTCGCTAAAAGGCTCTGCTGCTAAAATATAACCATTATTAGCTGAGAATCGAATAGAATTACTGTCGTAATTAATCGTTTGATAACTTGTCTGTTCTGTACCAAAGCGTTCTTGCTGAGGTCGGGTGATGGAAATTTGGGCGCTTCCTAAAGCAGCTTTGTTTGAGGGTTTGACTTTAATTTCAAACTGATTGTTACCCAAGTCTTGTCCAGACAAAACTGTGCCTTGATAAGTTGCATTGCCAACACGGAAATTAACAATCAAGTCTTCAAATCTAGTGTTGGAGTTATTAGCAGTGACGAAAGGATCTATAAAGTTACTGCCTGTGAGAATTACTACTGGCTCATGATTCTCAAACTTCAGTTCTGCTTTTTGTAAAACTGGCGGTGTAGATGGGTCTATTGTCGTTGGTGCAGGTAAGTTTAACCTAGTTTCAAAAGTGGCTATCCCATCTGGATTGAGTTGTACTTTGGCAGAAGTTATTACAGGTAGTCCAACTGTGGGAACTTGCACGATATTAATTGATGAAATATCGTAATCAACTCGAAAAGCTGGGATAGAGACAAACAAATCTGGATTAAGTAATTGTCCAAAAGCACTGTAAGGTTTCAGGACTTCGCTAACTTCTTCCAAAACTTCTGCATCAAGTTGTCCTTGGGATAAAGCAGCCCCAACCTCTGCCAGAGTTTGGGCTGTTTCTACAATTTCTGTAATTTTTGTAACTGTTTCTAGGGGCACTTTTAATGTTTTAAGTACCCCACTAAGCTCTTTGATTATTTTATTTTTGCTATTGGGGAATGTTGCTAAGGCAATGCCAAATCCAATTTCTTCAGGATTAATATCTGGTAGTGGTGGTGGAATTAAAAGCCCATAGAAGGCTGGCGGAAATTTGTATTCAAGGCTTACCTTACCTTTGACTATGCTACCGTTACCAGTAACTCCTGAGTAAAAAGCTGCATATTCACCAGGTTTGGTTACACCTGGATATGGAGGTGATTGGGTGCGAATCATTCCATCTGCGGTAACTTTAGCCGATTCTGACAATATCCACATGGGCTGCCAAGTTCCTGTTGCATCAGGCATTGAACCAAAACGCATCAAGTAAACTTCAGTACCAACAGGTAAATTGGCTGGTGCAGGAATAGCAACCTGTGCGGGGATTAGGAGATTATTGTCACCAATATCTAAGTTAAAGCCACCAACAAACTCAAATCCACCAGGAACTGGTAGTGATAAATCTTCTTTTTGGTCTAAGAGTGTAAAGTTAACGTTTGTATCTTCAAGCAGTGCGCCTTCAGATAGCATTAGTAGTGAACGGTTTGCACCATCACCAAATTGGATAACTCCGCCATTTATGCCGAGTTTAGTCTCGCCTAGATGAGGTGTTTCTACACGCACGGGTACTATTACTTCAGCAGCACCGTAAATTACCGTTACGTTGGTAATACCTTCATTTAAAGCGGTAATTAGCCCATCTTTACCTATCTGCAAAATCCCAGGATTGCTAAGGTAGTAGCGAGTTCCTACATCTTGAAATTTCAGGTCTGGTGATTCTTCTACTCCGTATAAACCAACTAATAATTGTCTTGTTGCACCAATAGTTAGCATGACGGCTTCAGGGTACAAGTCTAGACCTTCTTGTTCAGCGATCGCAACATTTAATTGAGTTTGGTTAGTTGGCAATAACTCACCTACCCGTAGCGCTGTCACCGCCTGAATGCCATTACGCGACGCACTCAGCACCGACACCCCATCACTCAACCCCGTTACCTTACCCGCAGACACCGCCGCCACCGCCTCATTATCCGACGCCAACTGCAAGTAGTCATAAGGCAAAATCACATCTTGTTGGTCAGCAAAATCCCCAACCACCACCAACTCGGTACTTCCACCCACATCCAACCGCAGCCCACGCCGTGCAAAATCAAGATTCACCAACCCTGCATTGCTGACATTCACCGTCACCTTGGCTGGTGCAGAACTACTAAACCCATCCGAAGCAACAACATCAAAACTCGCCATTCCCGAATAACCAGCAGTTGGCACAAACAAAGCAGAATGACCATCAGGAGTAAACGTCACCGCCCCATTCACCGGATTAATAATCCGGTAGAAAATTGCATCCCCTTCCGGGTCAGTAGCTAATTTATCCAGTGCAACACTACTTGATAAATCACTGTGAGTCAGCACAGATGTAGAAGTGACAACAGGCGCACGATTCGCTCTAAAGCCATAATTACTGCCGAGAATCTGCACATCAGTAGCATTGATGACACCATCTCTATTGAAGTCGTAAGTAGTATTGTAAACCCCAGAAGCGATCGCCCCCTCTAACAATCCACTATCAACGCCATCAACCAACCCATCGCGGTTAACATCACCAGCTATAGAGAGAGTGAGGGAGTGGGGGAGGGAGGGAGTGGGGGAAGTATTGGTGAGTGAGATTAAGTTTAAGCCAGCACGATTAACTGCGAATAGTGCGTAACTACCGCTAACATCAAGGTGCGTGGCAACAGGAGTCAAACCAAGGAGTCTAGGTAATGCCATATTACCCTGTAACTCAACACCCAGCAGCACAGTACCAGTAGCAGTAGATCGTAATTCGGAATCCCTGAGACTAAAAGTAAAGCTCTCACCCACACTATCATTAATCGTCTTACCAGTAAATTGCGCCGCACTACCCAAATCAGCCAACACAGGCGATACTTGCGGTGTTGTAGAATATGTAATTGCTTCTCCTGCTGTCCCAGGTGTTCCCGTTGCTAAAGTGAGGAGATTAGAAGAATAACCATAGCGGCTAGCTTGTCCAGAAGCAAGATTACGGGCTGATACCAGATTCCCTAGAGCATCATAGCTATAAACCACCAAACTACCATCTGGTGCAGTAATCTGCGTTAACCTTCCTAAACCATCCTTGACAAAATGCACCGTTTCCCCAGTAGAACTGGTAATACCACTATCGCTGTAGATTAACCGTGTACCATTAACTCCAATTTGCTCAGTAACACCACCACCAGCACTCAGGTGATAAACAGTACCATTTGCTGAGGAAAGCGTGTAATCAGCACCATCAAACTCCCCACTGCCAGGATTGTAAGCATGACCCGTCTTCAGGTCATAGAAACGATTACCAGCCAAAGTCAGTTTCGCATCAGCTGAAGAGAGGGTATAATTTACCCCAGAGTCTGCTACCCAACTAGGCGTGTAATAAGTAAGACCAGGAATGGTGTGTTTCTGCGGTGCAAACGTAAACCCAACCCTTTCACCAGTAGGAGTAGTTAAGTAAAGCCTTGTCCCAACACGGAATGGCTCATAAGCACCTAATGATTCCCGTCCTGTCAACGGTACATTAGTTTGAATGTTGGTATCTAAAGCAGCCAACTGCCAACCGTTACCAAAGCTACCAATTTCATCAGCGTTGAGAGAACTGTAGGTGCGTATAAGGTTGAGGGTGTAGGGTGTGGGGTGTGGGGTGTGGGGTGTAGGGAGAAGAAAAAGTTATAGATAAATCGGTTTGGGTTCTGAGATACGCACTTGCCTTAGTGGTAGTATTGACCTCGACTACTGCTTGAGTTGAAGAAGTGCGATCGCTAATATCAGTCGCCCTCAAGCGCAACTGATAGAAACCATTTTCTAGCTTACCAGGGTCAAATTGAGCCAAAGTCAAATCGCTGACAGCACCATTACCACTAGCTAGTGTTCTGTAGACATTCTCACCAAAATCAGCGATTTCTAGTACCCAGCTATCAAGATTGACATCGCTAACACTGCCAATAATATTAGTAACACTCTTTACTAGCGCCCCATCTAACCCAGGCGCAAATGTAACTATTGGTGCAGCCAAGTCTTGCTGGTCGCGCACCTTAACTACAGTACTGTTGTGAGCAACGCGACCCGAAGCATCAGTTGCAGTCACATCGACAACCAAGCGACCAGGAGTAGTTGGGGTAATCTCAATTCTGCCTTGACTATCAACAGTTACAGGTCTACCATCAACCGTGGCAGTTAAATTGATAATTGCAGCCAAGCCATTGGCGAGAGTTTGCACTATCACCTTTTGTCCTGGAACTGCTGGGAAACTTGGCGTGAGGTCAAAGTTAACAGTTGGTGGTGTTGGTGCAACAGCAACACGTACAAGGGAAGTCTGCGTTACTGTTTTCTCCCCATCACTAACACCGTAAGTAACACCATAATCACCCACTTGTCCGGGATTGGGTGTCCAAGTAAACCGTCCCGTCACCGCATCAAGTACCGCACCATCAGGCAAATCAACAGCTGTATAGATAAGATTTGTACCATTATCTGGGTCAGTCCCAGCAACTGTAAATTGCAGTGTTTCACCCAGCGCCACAGCATGGGGTGACACAGATATTGCAGGAGTGCGGTTCACGTTGGCAATACGCAAAGTCACATCGCGGATATCGCTAGCACCTTGAGCATCAGTTGCCGCAAATCTTAATATATATTCACTCGCTTGTTCATAATTGGGCTTCCAAGTAAACTGACCTGTGCGCGGGTCAAAAGCAGCACCAGTTGGCAAAGGTGAAACAGCCGAGTAAATTAATGAATCGTTATCAATGTCTCCTGCTGCCAAGGTAAACTGGACAAGGTTGTTTTCAAGTCCAGTTTGAATAGGCAACGGTGCTAGTACAGGAGCCTGATTTGTATTATTTACCAGAATTGCAAAAGTTTGAGAACTGCTCTTATTACCATCACTTGCAGTCACAGTGATGTTATTATAAGTTCCTGCCTGTGCTAAATTGAACGTCCAAGTGAGTATTCCTTGTGCAGAGTCAAGTAACGCACCTGGGGGTAAATTAGATGCAGAATAAGTCAGAGTGTCACCATCAGCATCACTGCTTGATAATGCTAAAGTGAAAGTCTGCCCTTCAGCGACGGTTTGATTGGCAATTGCGGAAAGTATCGGTGCGGTGTTAGAAGTGCGAACAACTAAATTAAAGGCTTGCTGACTGGTAAGAACCTCTGTTGAATTACCATTACCGCTATCTTGAACCTGAATGGTGACAGGATATGTGCCGATATCAGCAAGTGTTGGTGTCCAATCGAATAATGCTTCCCCATAAACAGGAGTGGATGTAAGGGTGGCACCAGCAGGCAGACTACTCAGATTAAAGTTTAAATTATCTTGATTGCGATCGCTTGCCTTAACTAGAAATTCTAAAGTCTCGCCAACAACTGCAACTTTGTTCCCAATAAAGGGCAATTTCGGTGCGTCATTAGGTGCATTCACTGAAACAACAAAGGTATATTCATCCTGTTGCACAGCATTGACACCACCGCCATTTCCGTTATCAGCTGCGACCAGAGTAAAGGAATAATTGCCACCGTCACTAACTCCAGGAGTTAGGCGCAATGTAGCTGTACCATCGCCATTATCAGTAAATTTGACAAAATCAGGGATACCATATCCTGTAGATTCGGCTTTGAGTTGCAACACCAACGGGTCATTATCAGCATCATTCACCCTTAGTACCAACTCCCGTGTTTCACCCCGGTTGAGGGTAACATTGGTAAATTCGTTAATTTGCGGCGCACGGTTGGTATTAAAGACAGCGATCGGTACTATTAGGGAAGTTTGCTTAGTTGCTCCCGTACCATTACCGTCATCAGTGGCAGTAAAGGTGACATTGTATATTCCAGCGCTGGCATATCCTGGTGTCCAAGCAAACATTGCTGTAATTGGGTCAAAGGTAGCACCAGTGGGCAAGCCAGAGACAGTATAAGTAACAGATGGGTCACTACCTTCTAAGATGGTAAGTTGACCATCAGCATTGCGGTCTTGAGGTACGAAGCCTGGGTTATCTGGGTCTAAAGCAAAGGCGCGGAAGCGGACTGATTGTCCTTCTTGAATTTGCCAAGTGCCGAGATTATCAAACACAGGCGCGGCGTTGACGTTGAGGACTGTAATTTTGGTGGTCTGCGTAGTAATTGATTCGCCATCACTGACTGTGAAGGGAATCTCAAACTCTCCTGCTTGGAAGTAAGCTGGTGTCCATTCAAACAATCCCGTGCGCGGATCGAGGGTGGAACCACCGGGGAGGAGGGGGCTGGAGTAGGTGAGGTGTGAAGTCGCAAGTCGGAAGTCGGAAGTCGCAAGTGGCGAAATAGAATCGATTATGTCTGCGTCGGTTGCTTGGAGTTGGATGCGGATTTTTTCACCTTCGCGCACGATTGTGTTAGCAGGACGAATCAGGGTGGGGGCTTGATTGGTAGGTGCAATTAGGATGGTTGCAGTTTGCGTGACTTTTTCTACACCGTCGCTGACGGTGAACTGCACATTTTCGTAAGTGCCAGCTGCTTCATAACCGGGAGTCCAAGTTAGGATACCTGTAGCTGAGTCAAAAATCGCACTATTGGGTAAATTATCTGCCCAATATGTTAACTTATTGCGGTCAGTGTCTGTTGCAGAAAGCTTAAGTTGTAGCGATTTTCCTTCTGCACCTTTGACGGTAATGGGAGTACCGTTAGCGGATAAACCACCAGAAACTGTTCCGTTAGACGATGAAACAATAATTCCACCACTGATAACAGGAGTATTAAATACTGGTTTATGATTCCCGCCTACGACATTTAAGGTAAAGGATTGTGTTGTGTGAGCGCCGCGCAGGTCGTATACTTGCAAGGTGACATCAGTGCTTACCGGACTTTGCTGTGTTGGCGACCAAGTAATTAAACCAGTATTTTGGTCAACACTCATCCCTTGGGGTGCATCGTATAGCAGATATCCTAGTACAGCACCATCTGGATCGTTAGCTGCCACTTGATAATTATATGATTGACCAGAATAAGCTGTTAATACTGGGGCAGAAGTAATAATCGGTGCAAGATTGGGGTAAGGCAGGGCATATATACCTGGTGTAAACTCAACCCGCAGTGCATCTGGGTTGTAAACTGTAATCGTATGTGCAGTAGTAGATTGACCAGCTTTCAGGACACCTTGAGGTAAATTATCCTTCAAATCCACCATATATGCGCCGGATGCATTGCGGGTTGCACTTCTTGGCACACCTGTAAAGGATTGTGCTGGGTCAAGCAATAGCATTACTGGTAGCAGTAAATCAGAACTTGCCTTGCTGGTGAGAATAACATCATAGGAAATCGTTTGATGCTGTCTGTCGGAACGGGGATTGGTAAACTTAAAGTCTACTAGGGCTGAAAAATCTGAAACTGCGGTAAACTGCTCTTTATAACCATCAGTTAGTTCTGCCCCAGCAGTACTTTTCAGATTTGGGGAAACCCGCAGTTCATAATGGTCGGGAGTTAGGGTGTTGAAATCAAGCAGTACAGTGCGGGTTTTGGCATCATAGCGAACTGACTGTGGAGTAATTGTACCGCTGGCGCTAACCACTTCAAAATTGGCTGGGTTGAGGACAGAGGTAGTGTCATTGGCTGACCCTGCAAACATATCTTGGTCAAAGGTGACACTAATTGTACCTTGGGGTAGAGCGACGATCGCATTCGGTGCAGGATTAGTCGCTGCCACCTTGGGTGCAATCACAGGGTTGAATATATCTATTTGATGGGACTGGGAAAGTAAAACGCGACCATCATCTGTAGTTGTGATATTTTCACCCCGGCTACCACCAGACGCTACCTTAACGTGTTGTAAGGTCGCTAAATCAACCATTTGCAAATCACCATTATTGTTGGAAACAAACAACAGTCCTGCCAACCGACTACCAGCTTTACCAAAAGCGATAGAATCTACAGGAGAATCAAACTCAAGTATCTTTCCTGGCTGACCTAAATCGTTAAAGCGGACAATATCGCCGCGTTCTGGCCAAGTAGTTGCCCAGAGTTTGCCGTCAGCGTTAAATGCTAAACTGTCAACACGCAAATCGCTGTAATGAGTAAAAGCTTCACTGATGGGATTGAAGATTTCAATTCCCTTGCCAGAAGAAACGTAGATTAATCCGGTGACGGGTTGAATTGCTAGAGTTTGGGTAATACTATCGCCATATTCCTTGACAATTTCCCCTACTTGTGCATCTAGTTGTAGTAAGGGACCGCCACCCGTAGTTGCCCAGAGAGTACCGTTGCTATCAGTCGCTAGGTCAAAAATAGGATACTGCAAAGTGGTAAGCGGAGTAGTTGCAGCACCACCTGTCGCTGAGAAGTTGTACAGAGAACCCCGGTTGGCACCACCGCTAGCTAGGACTGAACCATCTTTAAGAACAGCGATCGCTAAGGGTGCTATATTAGCATGGCTATTGGGAATACCTGTAGCAAAGTCAGAAGCAATGAAGGGACGTAAAACACTGCTAAATTCAGATGGGTGAGTTGTCGGTGTGGCAGATGGAATGCCTTGTTTTGCTTCTAAGAATAGTTGATTTGTTGACGGTTGCAGTTGGGGTTGAGGCGGCGTACCCAATTCGGGTTGAGTCGTTTTCTCAACCGTGGGTAGAGTCCCCAGGTTAACCGCAGAACCATCATTGGGGGCGCTAATTCCTAATGATGGTTGTTCTTTATTACCTGCATTATCGGTAGCCAGTGCCAAGAATTCATAGCTATGTCCGCTACGACCAACATAAACACCACTCGTCTCGGTAATTTGCTGCTGCCAAATCTTAAAGTCTCCGCCATCTTCTGCTACATAAACAGTTACGTGCTTAATTCCAGAACCAGCAGCATCATCAGTTGCCGTCCACTTCACCAAATAATCAGAACCACCTGCAACTAATGGTGTAGCGCTGAGTATAGTTGTTGGGGCAGTAGCATCAATAATGTTGGTGACTTCTGCCGTGTCTAAGGGGGCAGAGGTATTGTAAATTACTCTGGCAGCGCTGGTAATTTCTGTTCCAGTCGCACTACCAGTTTTGGGGAGAATGGTGTAGCTGACAAAGGCACTGCCAACGCCGTTCGCTTTATTGGGTGGCAATAAACCAATATCGCGGTTTTGCACTACTTCCCCTGTATTCGGGTCAATTGCTTGGATTAACCAAGTAGCAGTGTTAGAAATTACATCTAAACCAGCACTCACCCGTAAAATAAAGCCTTTGCTGCTGGTAAAATCAAAATCGCCAGAGAAAGTGCCACGTCCTGTAGGAATGTGAATCTGAATATCGCCCAGGCGCAGAGAACCTAACTGGAAGCTACGGGGGTTGAGGTCATCATCAAGTTTGGTAACAATTCGTACTTCTCCAACATTGCTGTCAGAAGCAGCGGCATTTTCAAAGCGAATTGTGTAGGGGAGTGCTGTCCCTATAGGGATGATATTATCCATCCCATAGCCCAAGGGGCCGGTTAGGGTAGCGAGATTGCTGGTAGTTCCAGCAGCGTTGAAGAAGCTACCAAAGCTGGGAGGCGGTACAGCAACACCTTGGGGTAGTTCAACCCTCGCATCCCCAAAAGGAACGTAGACGTTAAAAGATTGGGCGTGGGTTTTTTGCGACAGACCTAAATCGTATTGTTTGAGGTCAACAGCCGATTCCTGTCCTTTTAAACTGGGATTATTACCATACCATTTGCGGACTTGCTCAAAGAAGTTGACTAAATTGTTACTAGAGATAATTTGATTCCCCGCAGGTCCCAGCAGTAAACCAGTGGCTAATGTCGCCATCAAGCTAATTACTTGCGGATTTTCCTGAATTGGCGGGGCTTGGTTTTCAGTTCGCAATAATCCGGCTTGTTCTAAGGCTGCTAAATATGCGTTTGTCCAAGTGTTAACATCTGCCGCCAGCACCGTCAGCGAAACCGAAGCTGTTGGGTCCTTGAGGATAGCATTTCGCAACCGCAGTGCTTCAGTAGTTTGTTGTTGGACAAATTCCGCACGGGTCATCGCTGTTGCTGTCGCTAAAATGTGGAAGCCAAAAGCAATATCCTCATCTAGAACATCGTCTAAGCCTTTGGGGTCTTTGGCGAGTTCATCTTGGAGTCCAGGGTAAGTTTGAACATTAAATGTGCGACCAACAAATCCGGCGTTGGGGAGGTCAAGGACATAACCTGGTGCTAAGATTTCCCCATTGGTATTAATATCGGAGATGAGACTAGCCCAAGGGACATCTTGTAAAACGCCTTCTGGATTGCCACGCAGATTTGAGCTAAACTCCGTGTAGGGAAGATTGAAGACTTCTGTGTTTGTTCCCAACTCAGGAGTGCCGATAGCAAAATGTACGTAGGGGGTGTCGATATTGGTTAAACTTTGGACTGAGACACCGTAAGTTGCTGTATCTCCAGGTGCGAGGATGCTTGTCCCACCCAAACCAATGGTGACATCTTGTTCAATTGCCCGTTCAACTAAGTAGCGGTAGGGAACAATTGCTACGCGACCATCTGGGTTGATGACTTTAACATCGTAAAGACCGTGGGGTGCTGAGGTGAGGTCGAAGATGGCAGTAATTTTCGTACTGTCAATCACTTGGTATCTGACTGGATTGTATTCGGCAATTCCAGGACGTACCAGTTTCACAATTGCTCCTGGTTGGAACTGTGCGCCTAAAATATTGGTGGTTACGTAGCGGCTATCTCCTCCTCGGTCGGTAACGACATCAGTAATTTCAAAGGGTAGGACATCAGCTAACAAGGACAAAGGCGTGTTATTGCTGGGTTCAGCATAACCGCGCACCAGTACATAATAAGTCCCAGTTTTAGTGGTGGGAATTATGGCTGATTGATTTGGCCCTAATACCCCTGTGTACGCAGCATCATATACAATACTTGTGGGTGCTTGCCCGAAGCGGACGAACACCTCGTTGGCAGCAAGGCTTGCATCCGAGTTGGCGTTGACGCGCAGGGTTTGACCAGCTTGGAGGTTAATTTCAAATAGCCTCTCCTGTCCAGTACTGAGGGTTGTTTCTTTACCTACACCCAACTGCAATTGTTCAACGGTAACGTTCAGGGGGTCAGCAGAAGTTGTGCGGTTGTTTGCTTCCTTATCAGCTTCGTAAACTTGATTGAAGATATCAGGTCTAACAATGATGCGATATTGTCCCGGAATTGCTGGTGGCAGATTTGCTGTGAGGGTTGAAGTGTAGTCAGCATTCTTTGCTAAGTTACCACTGTGAGATACTCGCCCAATTATCCGGTCATTGATATCCCAAACTGCATCAGTAGATAAGTAAACTGCATCACTCCACTCTCCGCTAGCGGGGTTGTTGCCGTAGTTTGTGACTTTCCAACTAATTTGTACCTGTTCACCCGATTTAGCATTACTCGGAATCGTAATTTCGTCTACTTGCAAATCGGCTGGCGGTGGCAGTTCTAACACCAGGGGTTGAATACTGGCTTTGGCGTTATTACCCTCGTTATTGCCTTCAAATACCACACCGCGAGGCTTTCATTGACTCCCAAGTTGCCGCCATGATCGACACTACCTAAGAACCAGTGTTTGGCTCCTGGTGTATTTAATGTGGGACTATCAGATAGGTAAACGTTGTCAACCCAATTACTTGCTGCTATGCCGTTAGCACCTTGGTTTTGTACTGTCCAAGAAACGCT carries:
- a CDS encoding putative Ig domain-containing protein, whose translation is MVFEGNNEGNNAKASIQPLVLELPPPADLQVDEITIPSNAKSGEQVQISWKVTNYGNNPASGEWSDAVYLSTDAVWDINDRIIGRVSHSGNLAKNADYTSTLTANLPPAIPGQYRIIVRPDIFNQVYEADKEANNRTTSADPLNVTVEQLQLGVGKETTLSTGQERLFEINLQAGQTLRVNANSDASLAANEVFVRFGQAPTSIVYDAAYTGVLGPNQSAIIPTTKTGTYYVLVRGYAEPSNNTPLSLLADVLPFEITDVVTDRGGDSRYVTTNILGAQFQPGAIVKLVRPGIAEYNPVRYQVIDSTKITAIFDLTSAPHGLYDVKVINPDGRVAIVPYRYLVERAIEQDVTIGLGGTSILAPGDTATYGVSVQSLTNIDTPYVHFAIGTPELGTNTEVFNLPYTEFSSNLRGNPEGVLQDVPWASLISDINTNGEILAPGYVLDLPNAGFVGRTFNVQTYPGLQDELAKDPKGLDDVLDEDIAFGFHILATATAMTRAEFVQQQTTEALRLRNAILKDPTASVSLTVLAADVNTWTNAYLAALEQAGLLRTENQAPPIQENPQVISLMATLATGLLLGPAGNQIISSNNLVNFFEQVRKWYGNNPSLKGQESAVDLKQYDLGLSQKTHAQSFNVYVPFGDARVELPQGVAVPPPSFGSFFNAAGTTSNLATLTGPLGYGMDNIIPIGTALPYTIRFENAAASDSNVGEVRIVTKLDDDLNPRSFQLGSLRLGDIQIHIPTGRGTFSGDFDFTSSKGFILRVSAGLDVISNTATWLIQAIDPNTGEVVQNRDIGLLPPNKANGVGSAFVSYTILPKTGSATGTEITSAARVIYNTSAPLDTAEVTNIIDATAPTTILSATPLVAGGSDYLVKWTATDDAAGSGIKHVTVYVAEDGGDFKIWQQQITETSGVYVGRSGHSYEFLALATDNAGNKEQPSLGISAPNDGSAVNLGTLPTVEKTTQPELGTPPQPQLQPSTNQLFLEAKQGIPSATPTTHPSEFSSVLRPFIASDFATGIPNSHANIAPLAIAVLKDGSVLASGGANRGSLYNFSATGGAATTPLTTLQYPIFDLATDSNGTLWATTGGGPLLQLDAQVGEIVKEYGDSITQTLAIQPVTGLIYVSSGKGIEIFNPISEAFTHYSDLRVDSLAFNADGKLWATTWPERGDIVRFNDLGQPGKILEFDSPVDSIAFGKAGSRLAGLLFVSNNNGDLQMVDLATLQHVKVASGGSRGENITTTDDGRVLLSQSHQIDIFNPVIAPKVAATNPAPNAIVALPQGTISVTFDQDMFAGSANDTTSVLNPANFEVVSASGTITPQSVRYDAKTRTVLLDFNTLTPDHYELRVSPNLKSTAGAELTDGYKEQFTAVSDFSALVDFKFTNPRSDRQHQTISYDVILTSKASSDLLLPVMLLLDPAQSFTGVPRSATRNASGAYMVDLKDNLPQGVLKAGQSTTAHTITVYNPDALRVEFTPGIYALPYPNLAPIITSAPVLTAYSGQSYNYQVAANDPDGAVLGYLLYDAPQGMSVDQNTGLITWSPTQQSPVSTDVTLQVYDLRGAHTTQSFTLNVVGGNHKPVFNTPVISGGIIVSSSNGTVSGGLSANGTPITVKGAEGKSLQLKLSATDTDRNKLTYWADNLPNSAIFDSATGILTWTPGYEAAGTYENVQFTVSDGVEKVTQTATILIAPTNQAPTLIRPANTIVREGEKIRIQLQATDADIIDSISPLATSDFRLATSHLTYSSPLLPGGSTLDPRTGLFEWTPAYFQAGEFEIPFTVSDGESITTQTTKITVLNVNAAPVFDNLGTWQIQEGQSVRFRAFALDPDNPGFVPQDRNADGQLTILEGSDPSVTYTVSGLPTGATFDPITAMFAWTPGYASAGIYNVTFTATDDGNGTGATKQTSLIVPIAVFNTNRAPQINEFTNVTLNRGETRELVLRVNDADNDPLVLQLKAESTGYGIPDFVKFTDNGDGTATLRLTPGVSDGGNYSFTLVAADNGNGGGVNAVQQDEYTFVVSVNAPNDAPKLPFIGNKVAVVGETLEFLVKASDRNQDNLNFNLSSLPAGATLTSTPVYGEALFDWTPTLADIGTYPVTIQVQDSGNGNSTEVLTSQQAFNLVVRTSNTAPILSAIANQTVAEGQTFTLALSSSDADGDTLTYSASNLPPGALLDSAQGILTWTFNLAQAGTYNNITVTASDGNKSSSQTFAILVNNTNQAPVLAPLPIQTGLENNLVQFTLAAGDIDNDSLIYSAVSPLPTGAAFDPRTGQFTWKPNYEQASEYILRFAATDAQGASDIRDVTLRIANVNRTPAISVSPHAVALGETLQFTVAGTDPDNGTNLIYTAVDLPDGAVLDAVTGRFTWTPNPGQVGDYGVTYGVSDGEKTVTQTSLVRVAVAPTPPTVNFDLTPSFPAVPGQKVIVQTLANGLAAIINLTATVDGRPVTVDSQGRIEITPTTPGRLVVDVTATDASGRVAHNSTVVKVRDQQDLAAPIVTFAPGLDGALVKSVTNIIGSVSDVNLDSWVLEIADFGENVYRTLASGNGAVSDLTLAQFDPGKLENGFYQLRLRATDISDRTSSTQAVVEVNTTTKASAYLRTQTDLSITFSSPYTPHPTPHTLHPQPYTHLQFSQR